A portion of the Candidatus Bipolaricaulota bacterium genome contains these proteins:
- a CDS encoding acetyl-CoA carboxylase carboxyltransferase subunit alpha → MSDEQTLDLLEAKIKELRELNKIDGIDLSAEIARLEEKLIALRKELYSNMSEWERVKLARHPDRPYALDYIRMIFEDFYELHGDRLSGDDPAIVAGLARLDGTTVAVIGQQKGRSMEENKLRNFGMPRPQGYRKARRIMRLAERFSFPVITLIDTPGAYPGLAAEENNVGEAIAVNLETMAQLRTPIISAVIGEGGSGGAIAIGLADRILMLENAIYSVISPEGAAAILWKDKERVREAAAALNLTAPRLHELGVIDEVVPEPLGGAHKDPAKTAAALKDAFLRHLGELVELSPDALLKSRYDRYRGIGRYRTLTDR, encoded by the coding sequence ATGAGCGACGAACAGACACTCGACCTTCTCGAAGCCAAGATCAAGGAGCTGCGCGAGCTGAACAAGATCGATGGGATCGACCTCTCGGCCGAGATCGCCCGGCTGGAAGAGAAGCTCATCGCTCTGCGCAAGGAGCTCTACAGCAACATGTCCGAGTGGGAGCGGGTGAAGCTCGCCCGCCATCCGGACCGGCCGTACGCCCTCGACTACATCAGGATGATCTTCGAGGACTTCTACGAGCTGCACGGTGACCGTCTCTCCGGGGACGATCCGGCGATCGTCGCCGGGCTCGCCCGCCTCGACGGAACCACAGTCGCGGTCATCGGGCAGCAGAAGGGCCGGTCGATGGAGGAGAACAAGCTGCGCAACTTCGGGATGCCGCGGCCGCAGGGCTATCGCAAGGCGCGGCGGATCATGCGCCTCGCCGAGCGGTTCTCGTTCCCGGTGATCACCCTGATCGACACCCCCGGGGCCTACCCCGGCCTTGCCGCCGAGGAGAACAACGTCGGGGAGGCGATCGCGGTGAACCTGGAGACGATGGCGCAGTTGCGCACCCCGATCATCAGCGCGGTGATCGGGGAAGGGGGCTCGGGGGGAGCGATCGCAATCGGGCTCGCCGACCGGATCCTGATGCTGGAGAACGCGATCTACTCGGTGATCAGCCCCGAGGGCGCGGCGGCGATCCTGTGGAAGGACAAGGAGCGGGTGCGGGAGGCGGCAGCCGCGTTAAACCTGACCGCCCCGCGCCTGCACGAGCTCGGGGTGATCGACGAGGTCGTACCCGAACCCCTCGGCGGAGCGCACAAGGATCCGGCCAAGACCGCTGCTGCCCTCAAGGACGCATTCCTCCGCCATCTGGGCGAACTCGTGGAGCTATCGCCCGACGCGCTTCTGAAGTCGCGCTACGACCGCTATCGCGGGATCGGACGCTACCGCACCCTCACCGACCGCTGA
- the accD gene encoding acetyl-CoA carboxylase, carboxyltransferase subunit beta, translated as MFKDKKYFRVDLTREPDESLWMRCKSCGELVFKRRVRENNNICPNCGAYFFLTARERLESLIDDGTFVDISKPIVADDPLGFSDTKPYPKRVEEAQEKTGLPSAIILGSATVTEIPVVIGVMEFQFIGGSMGSVMGEQICHGMEEAIRRRVPFVLVSSSGGARVQEGIFSLMQMAKVSTVRTRLAEEGIPFISIMTYPTTGGVLASIASLGDVIIAEKGATIGFAGRRVIRDTIAEELPENFQTDAFALAHGAIDRVVPREELKNELGRLLSLFVEAG; from the coding sequence ATATTCAAGGATAAGAAGTACTTCCGCGTTGACCTCACCCGGGAGCCGGACGAGTCCCTGTGGATGCGCTGCAAGTCGTGCGGGGAGCTCGTGTTCAAGCGGCGGGTGCGGGAGAACAACAACATCTGCCCCAACTGCGGAGCGTACTTCTTCCTCACGGCACGGGAGCGGTTAGAGTCCCTGATCGATGACGGGACGTTCGTCGACATCTCCAAGCCGATCGTTGCCGACGACCCACTCGGGTTCAGCGACACCAAGCCCTATCCGAAGCGGGTCGAGGAGGCACAGGAGAAGACAGGGCTGCCGAGCGCGATCATCCTTGGGAGCGCGACTGTGACCGAGATTCCGGTGGTGATCGGGGTGATGGAGTTTCAGTTCATCGGCGGAAGCATGGGATCGGTGATGGGGGAGCAGATCTGTCACGGGATGGAGGAGGCGATCCGCCGCCGCGTCCCGTTCGTCCTCGTCTCCTCGTCCGGCGGGGCGCGGGTGCAGGAGGGGATATTCTCTCTGATGCAGATGGCAAAGGTGTCGACGGTCCGCACTCGCCTGGCTGAGGAAGGGATCCCGTTCATCTCGATCATGACCTACCCGACGACCGGCGGGGTTCTGGCGTCGATCGCCTCCCTCGGGGATGTGATCATTGCCGAGAAGGGAGCGACGATCGGGTTCGCCGGTAGACGGGTGATCCGGGACACGATCGCCGAGGAGCTTCCGGAGAACTTTCAGACCGACGCGTTCGCCCTTGCCCATGGAGCGATCGATAGGGTAGTACCACGGGAGGAGCTGAAGAACGAGCTCGGCCGGCTCCTCTCGTTGTTCGTGGAGGCAGGATGA